A single Photobacterium toruni DNA region contains:
- a CDS encoding M14 family metallopeptidase, whose product MKIFSNFESGSINVVKADSKDDIQLSIPNDNQSELHQWFHFRLESEAQQPHTIKLLDLANSAYPEGWNGYDVVASYDREEWFRIPSEFDGDTLTFTVIPENESMYFAYFAPYSYDRHQDLLHLAQSHYNCRLETLGHTLDNRDVSLLVIGDEHTADSEEAPKKKIWVIARQHPGETMAEWFVEGLVQRLLDETDTVGRALLNKAVFYIVPNMNPDGSARGHLRLNAIGVNLNREWQTPSLENSPEVFYVREKMLATGVDMFLDIHGDEAIPFNFVAGSEGIPSYDSRLENLENKFKQALLTVTPEFQDEHGYGKDKPGEANLTVASNWVAEQFNCLSYTVEMPFKDHNKHPDSLYGWSPERSIGFGHDTLAAVLAVTDDLR is encoded by the coding sequence ATGAAAATTTTCAGTAACTTCGAAAGCGGTAGCATCAATGTTGTTAAAGCAGACAGCAAAGACGACATTCAACTTAGTATTCCTAACGATAACCAATCTGAACTTCACCAATGGTTTCACTTTCGTTTAGAGTCAGAAGCTCAACAGCCACATACTATTAAGTTATTAGATTTGGCTAACTCAGCCTACCCTGAAGGCTGGAACGGCTATGATGTTGTAGCCTCTTATGATCGTGAAGAGTGGTTCCGTATTCCTTCAGAGTTTGATGGTGACACATTAACCTTTACTGTTATTCCTGAAAATGAATCCATGTATTTTGCTTACTTTGCACCGTACAGTTACGATCGTCATCAAGATCTATTGCACCTTGCACAAAGCCATTACAACTGCCGCCTAGAAACATTAGGTCATACGCTTGATAATCGCGATGTAAGCCTATTAGTGATAGGTGATGAACACACCGCTGATAGCGAAGAAGCACCAAAGAAAAAGATTTGGGTTATAGCGCGTCAGCATCCAGGTGAAACCATGGCAGAGTGGTTTGTTGAAGGCTTAGTACAACGCTTGTTAGATGAAACTGACACCGTCGGTCGTGCTCTATTAAACAAAGCAGTATTCTATATTGTACCAAACATGAACCCAGACGGCAGCGCACGCGGCCACCTACGCTTAAATGCAATCGGTGTAAACCTTAACCGCGAGTGGCAAACACCGTCACTAGAAAATAGCCCTGAAGTATTCTACGTACGTGAGAAAATGCTAGCAACAGGCGTGGATATGTTCCTTGATATTCACGGCGATGAAGCAATTCCATTTAACTTCGTTGCAGGTTCAGAAGGCATTCCATCATACGATTCTCGCCTTGAAAATCTTGAAAATAAATTCAAACAAGCGCTATTAACTGTAACGCCTGAATTCCAAGACGAACACGGCTACGGCAAAGATAAGCCAGGCGAAGCTAACCTAACAGTGGCATCAAACTGGGTTGCAGAGCAATTTAACTGCTTGTCTTACACTGTTGAAATGCCATTTAAAGATCATAATAAACATCCAGATAGCCTATACGGCTGGTCTCCTGAGCGTAGTATTGGCTTTGGCCATGACACACTAGCAGCAGTACTTGCTGTTACTGATGATCTTCGTTAA
- a CDS encoding recombinase family protein: MLERYPDAEFISDIASAFNFKRKGLQTLLESAMLEHSIHVVVASKDRLARSGFELIKRLVELSDGRIEILDDPNDTTESFDTAELIGFITSFCNSHYGKRSAERCKSDRIEKD; the protein is encoded by the coding sequence TTGCTCGAACGGTATCCTGACGCAGAATTTATCAGTGATATTGCCTCTGCTTTCAATTTTAAACGAAAAGGACTGCAAACCCTATTGGAATCCGCAATGCTCGAACATTCAATCCATGTTGTGGTTGCCTCAAAAGATAGACTCGCCAGATCTGGATTCGAGCTTATCAAGAGACTCGTTGAATTATCGGATGGACGAATCGAAATTTTGGATGACCCGAATGACACCACTGAATCATTCGATACAGCAGAGCTTATTGGTTTCATTACCTCATTCTGCAACAGTCACTACGGAAAACGATCCGCTGAAAGATGCAAAAGTGATCGCATCGAAAAAGATTAG